GTCGTGCGGTCGCGGCTGATGTGCTCCAGGCTGCGCTGGATGGCGGCCTCGGTCTCGTTGTCCACCGCCGACGTGGCCTCGTCCAGCACCAGCACGGGCGGGTCCTTCAGGATGGCCCGCGCGACGGCGATGCGCTGCCGCTGCCCTCCGGAAAGCTTCTGCCCCCGCTCCCCCACCAGCGTATCGTATCCCTCCGGCAGGGCCATGACGAAGTCGTGCGCCTCGGCCAGGCGGGCGGCGCGCTCCACCTGCTCGGGCGTAGCGCTGAACGATCCGTAGGCGATGTTCTCGCGCACCGTCCCGTCGAACAGGAACACGTCCTGGCTCACCAGCCCGATGGCGCGCCGCAGGTCTGCCAGGCGAATCTCGCGCACGTCGATCCCGTCCAGCGTGATGGACCCCGCGTTCAGCTCGTACAGCCGCAGCAGCAGCTTGACCAGGGTGCTCTTTCCCGCCCCCGTGGGGCCCACGACGGCCACCGTTTCGCCCGGCGCGATGTGGAGCGAGAAGTCCGTCAGCAGGGGGTCGCGGCCGCGGTAGGCGAAGGTGACGCCGCGCATCTCCACCGCGCCGCGTACGGCCGCCGTGGGAAGCGCGCGGTCGCCGGGGTGCGCCTCGATGGGCGCGTCGAGCACGTCGAAGATGCGGTTGGTGGAGGCCATCGCGCGCTGGTACTGGTCCAGCGTTTCGCCCAGGCGCGTCAGCGGCCACAGCATGCGCTGCGTGATGTACACCAGGAAGCTGTAGGTGCCCACGGCCAGCTCGCCGTTCAGCGCCTGCAATCCCCCGAACACCAGCGTCCCTATGAAGCCAAGCAGGACCAGGATGCGGATCAGCGGCACGAAGGCGGCGCTGTAGGCGATGGCGCGGCGGTTGGCCTCGCGGTAGGCCTGGCTTTCCTCGGCCACGCGGCGGCTCTCGTGCTCCTCGGCCGCGTACGCCTTGATGGTGGTGATGCCGCTGAGGTTGTTGGCCAGCCGCGCGTTGAGGGCCCCGGCGCGCTCGCGGACGGCGGCGTACAGCGGCTCCAGCCGGGGCTGGTAGCGGAGGGAGCCCCAGACGACGAACGGCATGGGGAGCATGGACATCCACGCCACCTCGGGGGCCATCACGAAGAACGTGGTGCCCACGACAAGCAGCGTGGTCACCATCTGGATGATCCCGTTGGCCCCCGTGTCCAGGAACCGCTCCAGCTGGTTGACGTCGTCGCCCAGCACCGACATCAGCCCGCCGGAGCTGCGCTCCTCGAAGTACGCCAGATCCAGGTCCTGCAGGTGCGCGTACCCCTGGTGCCGCAGCTCGTGCTGAATGGTCTGCGCCAGGTTGCGCCAGAGCACGCCGTACAGGTACTGGAAGGTCGACTCCAGCACCCACACCACGAAGGTGATGGCCGCGAGGACCACGAGCTGGTCGCGCGGGTCGGGAAACCCCAGGCTGGCGATCAGGGACTGCCGCCCGCGCACCACCACGTCCACCGCCACGCCGATCAGCGCCTCGGGGGCCAGGTCGAAGAGCTTGTTCAGGACGGAGCAGAGCGTGGCCAGCCACACCGTGCGGCGGTGCGGCCGCGAGTAGCGGATCAGGCGGCGGAGCGGCTTCTTCGGTTCCACGGCGGCGGCAAAGCAGAAAGCAAAGACGTTTCACGAGAGAGGAAGCGGAGGGGAACGGAGAGGACGCAGAGGGCATGACGAGCACCTCTGCGTCCTCTCTTTCTTCTCTGCGTCCTCTGCGTGATACGGAAGTTCAGACCGTCAGGAAGTTGCGCACGTACCAGTCGATCAGCGCCTGGCCCCACGGCTCGGTGATCGCCGCGCCGATTGCCAGGAAGATGCCAAACGGCACCAGCTTTCCCGTGCGCATGCTGATGGGCGCAAAGATCAGCGTGCCGAAGAGCGCGCCCATGAACAGGGTCAGCAGCACGCCCCAGGGGCCCAGGAAGGCGCCTACCATCATCATCATCTTGATGTCGCCGCCCCCCATCGCCGGCTTCCGGAACACCTTCTCCCCCACCACCGCGATCAGCCAGAGCAGCCCGAAGCCCGCCGCCGCGCCCAGGAAAGACCGCTCCCAGGTGATGCCGCCCGGCGCGAACGAAAGCGCCAGCCCGATCACCGTTCCACCCAGGGTGAACTGGTCGGGGATGGTGTAGGTGCGCGCGTCGGCCAGGGCGATGCCCAGCAGGATGGTGAAGAACAGCGCCGTCCCCAGCGCCTGCCACGACAGCCCGAAGCGCAGCACCGCCATCACCCACAGCGCGGCCGTCAGCAGCTCCACCAGGGGATACTGGATGCTCACCTTTGCGCCGCACGCCCGGCAGCGGCCGCGAAGCAGCACCCAGCCCAGCACGGGGATGTTGTCGCGCCAGCGGATGGGCGTGCCGCACGAGCCGCAGCGCGAGGGCGGGCGCACCACCGACTCGTCCGCGGGCCAGCGGTACACGCACACGTTCAGGAACGAGCCCACGCAGGCGCCCACGAGGGCCGCGTAGGCCGCGAGAAAGATCTGCAGGTTCAGCACGGTCACCGGAGAAGCTCGTACAGCAGGATGGCCCCCGCGGCCGCCACGTTCAGCGACTCGGCGCGGCCGCGAAGGGGAATGCCGACCACGAGGTCGGCGCGGGCGCGGGTCTCGTCGGAGATGCCCGCGCCCTCGTTGCCCACCACCAGCGCCGCGCGGGTCGGGGGTGGATGCGGAACCGGCGCGCCCCCCGCGGCCGACGCCAGCGTCTGGAAGCCGTGCTCCGCCAGCCACTCGCCCGCCTCTTCCCACCCCGCCTCGGCCACCGGCAGGCGAAAGGTGCTGCCCATGGCGGCGCGCACGCACTTGGGGTTCCACGGGTCTACCGTCCCCGTGAGCGCCACCACCCCGGCCGCGCCCAGCGCCTCGGCCGTGCGGGCCAGCGTGCCGAAGTTGCCGGGGTCCTGCACGGCATCCAGCACCAGCACCACCGTGTGCCCGGAAACGCGGATGCGGCCGAGGCCGCCGGGGGGAATCTCGGCGACGGCCAGGATGCCCTGGGGGGTCTCTGTGCCGGCGAGCTCGCGCAGCGCGGCGTCTCCCACCTCACGCAAGTCGATGCCCCGCTTGAGGATGGCCTCCGACAGCGACTGTCCCCGCGGGGTGTCGCCCAGCGAGGACGACGCGGCGGCGAACCTCACGTGCAGTGGAGAGTGCAGCAGCAGGTCTTCCACCGCGCGCACCCCCTCGGCCACGAAAAGCCCCTCGGCTTCGCGGTGCTTTCGCTGGCGCAGCGAGCGCAGGAGCCGCTCTTCGCGCCGGCTCAGCACGCGCCCCGCCGACGGTGCCGCGCATGGTCCGCGTTTTGCCTTTCCATCGGGCCCAAAGGTTCAACCGTCAGCATGGAGAATCAAATGTCGCTTACACTTACGCGCCCGCTGCGGCACGCCGCCGTGGCAGTGTGCATGGCCGGGGCCGGCACCGCGGCCGGCTGCGCCCCGCAGGTGACGACGCAGCAGGAACTTGCGATGGGCGCCGACTACTCGCGCCAGATCAACCAGCAGCTGCCGCTGGTGAACGACGCGGCGACCAACCAGTTCGTCAACCAGCTGGGCCGGCAGATCGCGGCCGGCGCCGACCAGCGCGGCATCCGGTACAACTTCTACGTCGTGAACTCCGACGTTGTCAACGCCTTCGCCATCCCCGGCGGGCACATCTACATCAACCGGGGGCTGATCGAGCGCACCGACAACCTGGCCGAGCTGGCGGGCGTGCTGGCCCACGAGATCGGGCACGTGGCCGAGCGGCACGGCATCGAGCAGATGCAGAAGGCGCAGAACGCCAACACGGCGCTCTCCGTCGTCTACGGCGTGCTGCTGGGCCGAAACCCGTCGGGCGTCGAGCAGGCCGTCGTACAGGTGGGCGGTGGCGCCGTGTTCGCCAGCTACGGCCGCCAGGCCGAGCGCGAGGCCGACGCGGTGGCCGTGGGCTACCTGGTGCGCAGCGGCATCAACCCGGCGGGGCTGCCCAGCTTCTTCCAGAAGCTGCTGGCCATGCAGGAGCGCAACCCCAGCCGCGTGGAGCAGTGGTTCAGCACCCACCCCACCACGCAGGAGCGGGTGGCGGCCACGCAGGCCATGATCCAGCAGACGCCCGGGGCGCAGGGAAGCAACCTGAGCACCGACACCCGCGCGTACCAGAGCTTCAAGGCCCGCGTGGCAGCGCTGCAGCCGGTCCCGCAGGACCGACGCGGGCGCTGATGCCGGGGGGCACGCCGCGGCGGGGCCGGCTCGCGGGCCGGCCCTTTCGTGCCGGGCTGCTGGCGTGCCTCGTGGCGCTGCCGTTGGCCGGGTGCATCAACGAGAACCGCGAGATCGCCATCGGCGAGCAGATCGCTTCGCAGGTGAACTCGCAGGTGCCGCTGGTGCGCGACGTTCCGCTGAACCTGTACGTGAACGACCTGGGCAGGCTGATCGCCAGGCGCAGCGCCCGGCCGGAGCTCCAGTACCACTTCTACATCGTCAACACGCCGGGCATCAACGCCTTTGCGCTCCCCGGCGGGCACATCTACGTGAACCGCGGCCTCATCGAGCGCACCGGCAACGTGTCGGAGCTGGCGGGGATCCTGGCGCACGAGATCGGGCACGTGGCAGCGCGGCACGGCGCCGAGAACCTGCAGCGGCACATGCGCACGCGGTCGGTGGCGGCGGTGATGTACCAGCTGGTGCTGGATCGCGAGCCGCTGCTTGACCAGGAAGCGCTGCGGCTGGGGGGCGAGCTGTGGGCCAGCAGCCACTCGCGCGCCGACGAGGCCGAGGCCGACCGGCTGGCGGTGAACTACCTGGTGGCCACCGGGGTGGACCCGCGGGGGATGCTCAGCCTGTTCAGCGCGCTGCTGGAAGAGGAGGCGCAGGACCCGCAGGCCATGGCCGCGGCCGACTCGTGGTTCAGCACGCACCCGGCGACGGCTGCGCGGATGGATGCCACCCGCGCGCACATTCGCGAGGTGATGGCCACGCCGCTGGAGCGGGAGCTGGCGCGCAACAACGAGTCGTACGCGGCGTTCCTGCGCCGCCTGAGCGCGCTGCCCCCGCCCATTCTGGGGATGCAGCTGCCGATGGGGCACCCGCTCAAGAATGGCGCAGGCGCGGAGTAGAGACGCGTTCGGGGATGGATCGAGGAGGACCGCCTGCAGGGTGGTCCTCTTTTTCGTAGCGCCTGCGGTTGCGGGGCGGTCCCGCACGGCTTCGGGAGCGTTTCGATGGTTTCGGTGCGGGCCCCTGGCGGCCCTCTCTCCCCGGCCCTCTCCCCCGCAAGCAGGGAAAGGGAGAATTCGTGTGCGCTGCGGCAGGTTGGGTGCGCGGGCCGGCGCCCCCCATCCCCAGCCCTTCCCCCGCAAAACCCCGCGGGGGAAGGGAGCCAGTGCCGTGCGTCTCGACCGGTCCCCCCGCATCGGCCGCCCTGTCGGGCCGGAGCATCCGACCGTACTCCGACCTCACGCCGCAACCTGTCATCCAGAGGCCCAAGCGCACCGTACTCGCCCGTAGCCCACCCCTCGCGGGCCGAAGGATCTTGCCGAGGACGCCACGATGGTCGGGCGCGGCAGCGGTTACAAACCCTCGGCCTGAGCACACGATCGGCTTGAACCAATCCCATCGCTCCACTATATTGCTTGTACATTTGTACAGGAGCTGCCATGCAACTCGTCATCGACACGTCGGCGATCATCGCTGTCATCACGAATGAGGCTCAGAAAGAAGCTCTCGTACAAGCGACAGCCGGCGCTGAGCTGGTCGCTCCGGCTTCGGTTCCTTGGGAGATCGGGAATGCGTTCTCCGCGATGCTGAAGCGAAAGCGGATCGACTTGGCCCAGGCAACGCTTGCGATGGCTGCATTCCGCCAGATTCCGATCCGATTCATGAACATCGACTTGGACGCGGCCCTCGCCGTGGCCGCGCGATACGATGTGTACGCGTATGATGCATACATGATCGCCTGCGCTCGTGAACAGGGCTGCCCCCTCCTTACTCTCGACCGAGGTCTCGTACATGCAGCCAAGCAAGCGAACGTCACCGTAGCGGAGGTACCCCAATGAAGGTGTACACGTATTCGGAAGCCCGGCAGAACTTGGCCTCCGTGCTCGAAGAAGCGCGACGGGATGGCGCAGTGCGGATCAGCCGGCGTGACGGGCAACAATTCTTGTTGACGCCTGAGGTACGTGCCGGATCGCCGCTCGACGTACCCGGCATCGAGCTCAACCTGACGGTTGATGAGATCGTCGATTTCGTACGCGAGGGCCGGCGCGGCTTCGGTGAGGCCTGAAGCCCTCGTCCGCGGCTCGGGGTTTCGTGTTGCTGCCGCACCCGGGTTTGGTGGCGGTTCTGGCTGGATCCTTTGCCCCGCGACGAGTGGCGCACAGGGCGGTTCGGTGCGCTTGGGGCTGAATAGAAAAAGTCCAGTTTGTCCAAATCATAAACGGCGCCCGCGAGCCCTTTTCATCCCTCAGGGTCGGCCGGAGGACGGTGAAAGACTCAGGATGACAACTATTGCCGGGCACCGAGGTGAATGCGCGCACCGCAACCCGAAGTGTACCCCCTCTCCCACGCTGTTTGTGGGAGAGGGGTGGACGAGCATAAGCGAGGACGGGTGAGGGCCGCACGGCAGCCGAGGCCCCGGCCTTCGTGACCGCTGCCGCGCCCTGGCTGGTACGTGTCCGCGGCTGGATCCTTCGCCCCGCGACGGGCGGCGCACGGGCCGGTTCGGTGCGCTTGGGGCTCAGGATGACAGGCTTGGGGGCTGCTGGAAAGTACGGGGGCGTCTCAGGAGACAGGAACGGGCGCCCTTGCGGGCGCCCGTTCCGTTTTCGTGCCGATCCAGTCCGTCGATTTCTACAGGGCGGCATCCAGGTACAGGTCCAGGCGCCAGCCGCGGGGGGTGCGCAGGGCGTGCGACAGGTCCATGCGGATCAGCCCGTCCAGGAAGCTGGCGCCCACCCCGGCCGAGAGCAGCCGCGGGTCGCGGGACCACGCGCTGCGCGAGCCCGCCCACCCCGCGTCACCGAAGACCACCAGCCGCGCCGCGGGCGTGGGCGTCGCCAGCTCGGCGCGGGCGCGCCAGAAGGCCGTGCCCCCCTGCAGCGCACCCTCGTAGCCGCGCACGCTCTGCGTCCCCCCCACGTACCACTCGCCCTGAGTGGGCACGTCGCCCGTGGTGGTGCCCGCGGCACCTTCCAGCGCAAACGCCAGCCGACTGGTGAACGGCGCCGTCATCCGGGCGAACACCGAGCCGCGGCCGTAGTCGAAGGTGCCCGTCTGCCCCTCGGCACCCACGCCGGTGAGCAGTTGCACGGGCGAGCGGTCGGTGCCGAACTCGCGGCGCAGCGTCAACCCGGCGCCAGCCTGGTCGGCGCGGTTCGCCGGGCGGTTGGAGCGGAAGACGTCGCTGCCCTCCCACACGCGCGCCAGCGACAGGTCGGTGTTCTTGCTCACCCCGTGCTGGTGCTCGCCGAACAGCCGCCACGTGTACGTCCACCCGGCGGCCCGCAGCGGCTCGCCCGTGATCTCGGCGCCCGTGGCGCGGAAGTAGTCGGCCTCGTCGCGCCCCAGCAGCAGCGCCGCCACCGAGGCGCCGAAACCCAGCGCGGGCGACTCGCGGTCGAACGGGGTCAGGCGCCGGTAGCCGGCCAGCCGCGTGCGCCAGAACATCGTCTGCCGCGCGACGCCCAGCTCCACGTTGGGCTCCAGGTCGGCCAGCCCCAGGCGCACCGTGCCGTCGGCCCGCAGCGGCCCGTACGTCACTTCGGCGGCGGCGCCCAGCGACAGCCCCTCCACCCGGTTGAAGCGCATGTTCCGCAGGCTCAACAGGCTGACGTCCATCTCCGGGGCCAGGTCGCCCAGCCGCGGGGTGAGCACGCGGGCCAGCGACTCCACCTCTTCGCCGGTGATCAGCTTTCCCGCGCCCTGCGCCAGCGGCTCCGGCAGGTCGGCGCTGGCCAGCAGCGCCGCCGTGTCCGTCGGCACCTCCACCCGCCACACGCGGCACCCGCCGTTGGTGCAGTGGCACGACAGCCCGGGAGTGGCCTCGGCGTCGTCGGTGCACGCGCGCACCGCGGCGGTGTCGCTCCGCGTCGCGGCGACATGGGCCACGCTCTGCGGCACGGGCGAGGCGGTGACTTCGTAGTCGGCATAGCTGCGCTCGAAGCGCACCGGCACCCCCGCCAGCATTCCCATGCTCATCTGCGCGTCCACCGCCGTCAGCCGCGGAAGCCAGAACCGGTTCTGCCACAGCGCGTACTCCACCGTCACGTAGCGGATGGCGAAGCGCACGGGCCCGGCGGCGGTGATGGCGGCGGAGATGTCCTCGGCGTCTTCCCGCAGGTCGAACGGGCGCGCCGTGGTCATCACGCTGCGCACCACGCCGCCGGTGGCCGCGTCGATCCACAGCGTGCCCCGCAGCAGCCGGAACTCGCGGCGGCGGGGGATCACCTCCAGCTGGATCATCCGCAGCTGCCCGCCGTCCTGCATGCGCACGGTGGTGGTGTCGCCCGAGCGGAAGCGGTAGTGACCCTCGCTGCCCTGCGACAGCGGGTCGATGGGCGTCATGTCGACGTTGATCGACACCTCTCTCTCGTTCGACTCCGTGGTGTCCTTCTTTTCTTCCGTGCGCTGTGCACTGCCGCCAAAGCTGAACAGGCTGAGCTGCAGGCGGTCCGGGTCGAACGCCGGGTCGGCCGCCTCGCTCAGCAGGTCGCCGGGAAGGCTGATGCCGCTGCTGGTGGCGGGAGAGGCCTCGCGCGCGCCCAGGACACGGACGCTGCTCTGCCCGTCGCGGCGCCAATCGATGCGCACGGCCGTTTCCTTGCCGAACAACGTGCGGTTGCGGCTGAGCGCCTCGACCGAGGCGTGCATGCGCTCGCGGGCCGTAACGCTGTACGCGTCGATGGTGCGTTCCACGCGGGCGCGGCGCTCGCGGGCGGCGGTGACGAGCGTGCGGGTGCCGGGGTCGGCGTACGCGGCCGTGGTGTCGCGCGGTGCCGGCGCGGGCGCGGCGCCGGAGGTGCCCTGGAGCAGCGCGGCCAGGACGGTGGCGAGCAGCATGTAAGGATCTCCGAAAGTGCGGTCGGGTTGACGAGGCGGGTACGGGATGGGACGCCGGCGGGTTTCAGCAGGGCGCCCGCATGTCTGCAAGGGCAACCGCCGCACCGCGAGGCCGAAATTGCGTAAGCCGATGCGCGGCACCCCGTTGGCTCCTGACAGGAGCGCGCGCGAAAACCTGACATCGTACACGGGCCGGGACGTACGCGTCCCGTGGGGAGGACACGCGCCCTTCCGTGAGGCCCGTCCGGCGGGCTCCGGGCACACCCGTTGCCCCGGACGTTCCAGCGGAAGGCTCGGGGGACGGGGAAACATAACGGGAAGCCGTATCGATGAGGAACCTGCTGGGCGAGCGAACGTCGCGGGCCGGCGTGGTGATCGGGGTCGGGATGGGCGGATTCGTGGACGGCATCGTGCTGCACCAGGTCCTTCACTGGCACAACATGGGGTCGGCCGTGCTGCCGCCCACGACCATGGAGGCGATGCAGCGCAACATGGTGTGGGATGGCCTGTTCCACGCCGGAACGTGGCTGATCACCTTCGCCGGCGTGTGGATGCTCTTCGGCGCGGCGGAGGCGCGCACCCTGCCCTCCCGCCGCGCCTTTGCCGGGCAGATGCTGATGGGCTGGGGGCTGTTCAACCTGGTGGAGGGCATCATCGACCACCACCTGCTGAACCTTCACCACGTGCGCGACCTTCCCGCGCACGTCCCGGCGTACGATTGGGCGTTCCTGGCCGTCGCGGGCGTGGGCTTCACGCTCGTGGGCCGGCTGCTGTCGCGAAAGCCTCGCGGCTGGGGCGCGTGACGAGCAATCGTCGCGACGGCACGGCTCGAGCACACAAGCACGGTGCGAATGGCCGCTCCGGTGGAGGATCCGCCGGGGCGGCCCTTGCGTCTACGATGAGAGAAGATCCATGAAGCACAGCATCCCCACCCTCCTCGGCGCGTTGGCGCTGATCGTGGCGGGAGCCGTCGGCCCAGCGGCGGCGCAGCAGCGGGAGGCACCCGCGCGGGCGGCGAGCGTGCGCGAAGCCTCGGCGCGCGCGTCGGGACGCAGGATTGTCGTGTCCGTCGCCGACCGGCGGCTTTGGTGGATGAACGGGCGCGACACGCTCTTCGCGGCGCCCATCGCGGTGGGGACGGGCGAGACGCTGCGGCACCGCGGGCGCGCGTGGCGGTTCGAGACGCCCCGTGGCGTGCGACGGGTGATCCGGAAGGAGGCGAACCCCGTGTGGACGCCGCCCGACTGGCACTACGTGGAGTTGGCGCGAGACAGCGGATGGTCGATGGTGCGGCTGGACCCAGGCCCCGGCGTGATGCTGGCCGACAGCACCCGGCTGGTGGTGCGGGGAGACCGCGTGGGCCGGCTGCTGCGAGACGGGACCTTCGACCCCGTGCCGGCCGACGAAGAAGTGATCTTCGGATTGACGCTGTACATGCCGCCCATCGGCACGGCGAACCGGCGGATTGCGGAGGAGCTGGGGCCGTACAAGCTGGAGCTGGGCGACGGGTACATGCTGCACGGCACGCCGCACCAGGAGTCCATCGGCCAGGCGGCCACGCACGGCTGCATCCGCCTGTCGGACGAGGCGATCACCTTCCTGTATCGTGACGTCCCGGTCGGCACGCCGGTGTACATCTACTGAAGAACTGCGGGCAACGACGGTACGGTCAGGATGGCCGGGACGGGCACTACTGCGGTCTAGGACAGCAAAGACTGTCATCCAGAGGCGCGAGCGCACCGGACCGGCCCGTACGCCACGCTTTGCGCGCCGTGGGATCTGGCTGCGGACGCCTTTCAACCTGGGCGCGGCAGCGGCACGGAGACCCGAGACGGGTGGGGCCCCACGGCAGCCGAGGCCTCGGCTCTCGTGACCGCTGCCGCGCCCCGGCTGGTACGTGTCCGCGGCTAGATCCTTCGCCCCGCGTGGCATGGTGTGCGGGCTGGTGCCGTGCACCTGGGGCTCAGGATGACAGGCGGTGGTGTGGCAGGAGATTGGGGGCGCGCACCTGGTTGGCTCCCTTCCCCCGCGCAGTTTGCGGGGGAAGGGCTGGGGATGGGGGGCGGCCGCGGCATGCGCAGGCCCGCGTCGAACCGCCACACAGCCCTGGTGTGTACCCCCTTCCCACGGCAGCCGAGGCCCCGGCCCTCGTGACCGCTGCCGCGCCCCGGCTAGTACGTGTCCGCGGCTAGATCCTTCGCCCCGCGTGGGATGGTGTGCGGGCTGGTGCCGTGCGCCTGGGGCTCAGGATGACAGGCGCTGGTGTGGCGGGAGATTCGGGGTGCGCACCTGGATGACAGGCGGTGGTGTGGCGGGAGATTGGGGGTGCGCACCTGGTTGCCTCCCTTCCCCCGCGCAGTTTGCGGGGGAAGGGCTGGGGATGGGGGGCGGCCGCGGCATGCGCCGGCCCGCGTCGAACCGCCACACAGCCCTGGTGTGTATCCCCTCTCCGCACGCAGTTTGTGCGGGGAGGGGCCGGGGGAGGGGCGACCGAGGAATGAGAAGAGGCCGGCCCCGCGCTGCGAGGCCGGCCTCTTCGCCTACCGTAGTTACCGTTGTGACATTGGTTACCGTCGTGACCGCTGTTACCCGCCCATCCGCAGCGCCGACAGGTTGCGGCGGATGAGCACCGCGGCCAGGTCGCCCGCGCGCGACGACGAGAACGACGGCGACACCGGCGCCAGCAGCCGCAGTGAGCGCTTGACCTTCTGCTGTGCGGCGCGGGTCAGCAGCACGGGCTCGGCCGGGTCCAGGGCCTCCACCGCCGCCACGTCGTCGGCCAGCACCACGTTCAGGCGCTCACCCCCTGCCATGCACCGCAGCCGCTCGCCGTAGCTCGGGTCCACCACCACGGCCGTCAGCGGGCCCTCGCGCAGCCGCTCTTCGGCGGCGGCGACGAAGTCCTGGCTGGCCTCCAGCACCACCACCGGCACGCCGGCGACGCGCGCGGCAGACTCCACCGCGGCCACGTGGAACGGCGTGGTCACCACCAGGTCGGCCTCGCGCAGCGCCATCAGCAGGTCGTCGCGGCGCGGTCCGTCGGCCGCGTTCAGCCGACGGGTTTCGAAGCCCCACTGGCCGCCCAGCTCGGCGGTCAGCGACGCCAGGCCGTCCTCGGTGCCGTCCACGCACAGGCAGCGCACCGCGGCGGCGGCCGTCCACTTGCGCACCAGGTCCGGCAGGTGCGGCACCTTCACCTGCACCTCGGCAGCCTGGCCGATCACCCCGGCCAGCCACGCCGCCGTCTCGTTCTCCGGCGCC
This window of the Longimicrobium sp. genome carries:
- a CDS encoding RNA methyltransferase, encoding MLSRREERLLRSLRQRKHREAEGLFVAEGVRAVEDLLLHSPLHVRFAAASSSLGDTPRGQSLSEAILKRGIDLREVGDAALRELAGTETPQGILAVAEIPPGGLGRIRVSGHTVVLVLDAVQDPGNFGTLARTAEALGAAGVVALTGTVDPWNPKCVRAAMGSTFRLPVAEAGWEEAGEWLAEHGFQTLASAAGGAPVPHPPPTRAALVVGNEGAGISDETRARADLVVGIPLRGRAESLNVAAAGAILLYELLR
- a CDS encoding BamA/TamA family outer membrane protein — encoded protein: MLLATVLAALLQGTSGAAPAPAPRDTTAAYADPGTRTLVTAARERRARVERTIDAYSVTARERMHASVEALSRNRTLFGKETAVRIDWRRDGQSSVRVLGAREASPATSSGISLPGDLLSEAADPAFDPDRLQLSLFSFGGSAQRTEEKKDTTESNEREVSINVDMTPIDPLSQGSEGHYRFRSGDTTTVRMQDGGQLRMIQLEVIPRRREFRLLRGTLWIDAATGGVVRSVMTTARPFDLREDAEDISAAITAAGPVRFAIRYVTVEYALWQNRFWLPRLTAVDAQMSMGMLAGVPVRFERSYADYEVTASPVPQSVAHVAATRSDTAAVRACTDDAEATPGLSCHCTNGGCRVWRVEVPTDTAALLASADLPEPLAQGAGKLITGEEVESLARVLTPRLGDLAPEMDVSLLSLRNMRFNRVEGLSLGAAAEVTYGPLRADGTVRLGLADLEPNVELGVARQTMFWRTRLAGYRRLTPFDRESPALGFGASVAALLLGRDEADYFRATGAEITGEPLRAAGWTYTWRLFGEHQHGVSKNTDLSLARVWEGSDVFRSNRPANRADQAGAGLTLRREFGTDRSPVQLLTGVGAEGQTGTFDYGRGSVFARMTAPFTSRLAFALEGAAGTTTGDVPTQGEWYVGGTQSVRGYEGALQGGTAFWRARAELATPTPAARLVVFGDAGWAGSRSAWSRDPRLLSAGVGASFLDGLIRMDLSHALRTPRGWRLDLYLDAAL
- a CDS encoding DUF2243 domain-containing protein — translated: MRNLLGERTSRAGVVIGVGMGGFVDGIVLHQVLHWHNMGSAVLPPTTMEAMQRNMVWDGLFHAGTWLITFAGVWMLFGAAEARTLPSRRAFAGQMLMGWGLFNLVEGIIDHHLLNLHHVRDLPAHVPAYDWAFLAVAGVGFTLVGRLLSRKPRGWGA
- a CDS encoding M48 family metallopeptidase, coding for MPGGTPRRGRLAGRPFRAGLLACLVALPLAGCINENREIAIGEQIASQVNSQVPLVRDVPLNLYVNDLGRLIARRSARPELQYHFYIVNTPGINAFALPGGHIYVNRGLIERTGNVSELAGILAHEIGHVAARHGAENLQRHMRTRSVAAVMYQLVLDREPLLDQEALRLGGELWASSHSRADEAEADRLAVNYLVATGVDPRGMLSLFSALLEEEAQDPQAMAAADSWFSTHPATAARMDATRAHIREVMATPLERELARNNESYAAFLRRLSALPPPILGMQLPMGHPLKNGAGAE
- a CDS encoding M48 family metallopeptidase, yielding MAGAGTAAGCAPQVTTQQELAMGADYSRQINQQLPLVNDAATNQFVNQLGRQIAAGADQRGIRYNFYVVNSDVVNAFAIPGGHIYINRGLIERTDNLAELAGVLAHEIGHVAERHGIEQMQKAQNANTALSVVYGVLLGRNPSGVEQAVVQVGGGAVFASYGRQAEREADAVAVGYLVRSGINPAGLPSFFQKLLAMQERNPSRVEQWFSTHPTTQERVAATQAMIQQTPGAQGSNLSTDTRAYQSFKARVAALQPVPQDRRGR
- a CDS encoding prepilin peptidase gives rise to the protein MTVLNLQIFLAAYAALVGACVGSFLNVCVYRWPADESVVRPPSRCGSCGTPIRWRDNIPVLGWVLLRGRCRACGAKVSIQYPLVELLTAALWVMAVLRFGLSWQALGTALFFTILLGIALADARTYTIPDQFTLGGTVIGLALSFAPGGITWERSFLGAAAGFGLLWLIAVVGEKVFRKPAMGGGDIKMMMMVGAFLGPWGVLLTLFMGALFGTLIFAPISMRTGKLVPFGIFLAIGAAITEPWGQALIDWYVRNFLTV
- a CDS encoding type II toxin-antitoxin system VapC family toxin is translated as MQLVIDTSAIIAVITNEAQKEALVQATAGAELVAPASVPWEIGNAFSAMLKRKRIDLAQATLAMAAFRQIPIRFMNIDLDAALAVAARYDVYAYDAYMIACAREQGCPLLTLDRGLVHAAKQANVTVAEVPQ
- a CDS encoding ABC transporter ATP-binding protein, with amino-acid sequence MEPKKPLRRLIRYSRPHRRTVWLATLCSVLNKLFDLAPEALIGVAVDVVVRGRQSLIASLGFPDPRDQLVVLAAITFVVWVLESTFQYLYGVLWRNLAQTIQHELRHQGYAHLQDLDLAYFEERSSGGLMSVLGDDVNQLERFLDTGANGIIQMVTTLLVVGTTFFVMAPEVAWMSMLPMPFVVWGSLRYQPRLEPLYAAVRERAGALNARLANNLSGITTIKAYAAEEHESRRVAEESQAYREANRRAIAYSAAFVPLIRILVLLGFIGTLVFGGLQALNGELAVGTYSFLVYITQRMLWPLTRLGETLDQYQRAMASTNRIFDVLDAPIEAHPGDRALPTAAVRGAVEMRGVTFAYRGRDPLLTDFSLHIAPGETVAVVGPTGAGKSTLVKLLLRLYELNAGSITLDGIDVREIRLADLRRAIGLVSQDVFLFDGTVRENIAYGSFSATPEQVERAARLAEAHDFVMALPEGYDTLVGERGQKLSGGQRQRIAVARAILKDPPVLVLDEATSAVDNETEAAIQRSLEHISRDRTTIAIAHRLSTVRNANRIYVMDGGRIVEQGTHDDLLRAGGMYAALWRVQTGERVGGSA
- a CDS encoding L,D-transpeptidase translates to MKHSIPTLLGALALIVAGAVGPAAAQQREAPARAASVREASARASGRRIVVSVADRRLWWMNGRDTLFAAPIAVGTGETLRHRGRAWRFETPRGVRRVIRKEANPVWTPPDWHYVELARDSGWSMVRLDPGPGVMLADSTRLVVRGDRVGRLLRDGTFDPVPADEEVIFGLTLYMPPIGTANRRIAEELGPYKLELGDGYMLHGTPHQESIGQAATHGCIRLSDEAITFLYRDVPVGTPVYIY
- a CDS encoding type II toxin-antitoxin system prevent-host-death family antitoxin — protein: MKVYTYSEARQNLASVLEEARRDGAVRISRRDGQQFLLTPEVRAGSPLDVPGIELNLTVDEIVDFVREGRRGFGEA